One stretch of Arthrobacter polaris DNA includes these proteins:
- a CDS encoding transglycosylase domain-containing protein, with protein MAAKNPIFDTATTLGKLVAFLGVSTICGVLVAGLMVPAVALAGNTATSSITFFDDLPDEMTVGTPALSSKVLASDGSLIATFYDQNRTEVPLENISSFMKDAVIAVEDSRYYDHGGIDTKGLARSVVSMVKGGSRQGASTITMQYVNNVIIQTYAANGEYEKVKQGDDKEIGDKVREIKLAIAMEKKHSKDEILQGYLNWVXFANNNYGIESAASFYFGVHAKDLTLPQAALLAGVVNRPSYYDPVVNPENAVSRRNMVLDHMLDQGMIKKAQYDEAIXSPIGLNVXPNRNGCTTAVRAEYFCEYATNLIVNDPAYGKTVEDRQKLLLQGGLTITTTLDVGLQDAAQSQLQNFTXMEDNPDKVGQALTTVQPGTGNILSMAQNTKLAAPEGQWKTDYNFNVDSVDYKGNSLGGSGGFDVGSTIKPFTFAEWLNSGRRINDVVNAGVRRYPTNQWNNSCGVTTGMYDSSNPDAADDLQNASEGYYRNVTAREGLYNSLNTATFATAAQLDLCNIQKMMTATGIHLGQDPNQAYNVDYVSSLLGSGEVAPLTMASAFATFASGGVRCDPIALVSITNAKGDPFPVPSANCSQTVTPEVAAGVNSVLQEVLVRGSGYTVPLNYPAAAXTGTTNFSEQTWTIGYTRGLATASWLGSPEEKSESNNGKLIAGQRLDYVDGATFAGKAWQGYMNQIAGFFDVGGFDLPPASMVNPPVIIAPKPPEKPSSDKDKKPEDKPADKDKKD; from the coding sequence ATGGCAGCAAAAAACCCCATTTTCGATACCGCCACAACTCTGGGTAAATTGGTCGCATTCTTAGGCGTCAGCACCATTTGTGGTGTCCTTGTGGCGGGACTGATGGTCCCGGCAGTAGCCTTGGCAGGCAATACGGCGACCTCGTCAATCACTTTCTTTGACGACCTCCCGGACGAGATGACTGTTGGTACACCAGCACTGTCATCGAAAGTTCTGGCCTCGGACGGTTCGCTGATTGCCACCTTCTACGACCAGAACCGCACCGAGGTGCCGTTGGAGAACATCTCCTCGTTCATGAAGGACGCGGTGATCGCCGTCGAAGACTCCCGCTACTACGATCATGGTGGCATCGACACCAAGGGCTTGGCTCGGTCTGTTGTTTCAATGGTCAAGGGTGGCTCACGTCAGGGCGCCTCCACAATCACCATGCAGTACGTGAACAACGTCATCATTCAGACATACGCCGCCAACGGTGAATATGAGAAAGTCAAGCAGGGCGACGACAAGGAAATTGGGGACAAGGTACGCGAGATTAAACTCGCCATCGCCATGGAGAAAAAGCACTCCAAGGATGAAATCCTGCAGGGGTACTTGAACTGGGTGTNNTTTGCCAACAACAACTACGGCATCGAATCAGCAGCGTCTTTCTACTTCGGCGTCCACGCCAAGGACCTGACGCTGCCACAGGCGGCACTGCTTGCGGGTGTAGTCAACAGGCCCAGTTATTACGATCCTGTTGTTAATCCGGAAAATGCCGTATCGCGCCGGAACATGGTGCTGGATCACATGCTGGATCAGGGCATGATCAAGAAAGCTCAGTATGATGAGGCAATCNGCAGCCCCATCGGATTGAATGTCNACCCCAACCGCAACGGCTGCACCACAGCAGTGCGCGCCGAGTACTTCTGCGAATACGCCACAAATTTGATCGTCAACGATCCTGCCTACGGTAAGACTGTGGAGGACCGCCAGAAGCTGCTGCTCCAAGGCGGTTTGACCATCACCACAACGCTGGATGTTGGCTTGCAGGACGCGGCCCAGTCTCAGCTACAAAACTTCACCNCCATGGAGGACAACCCTGACAAGGTGGGCCAGGCCTTGACCACTGTTCAGCCCGGCACCGGCAACATCCTGTCCATGGCGCAGAACACCAAACTGGCGGCACCGGAGGGCCAGTGGAAGACGGATTACAACTTCAACGTTGACAGTGTTGACTACAAGGGCAATTCCCTTGGCGGTTCAGGCGGGTTCGATGTGGGCTCAACCATCAAGCCCTTCACCTTTGCCGAATGGCTCAACTCAGGGCGCCGGATCAACGACGTCGTCAATGCCGGGGTGCGCAGGTACCCCACCAACCAGTGGAACAACAGCTGCGGCGTCACCACCGGCATGTACGACTCCTCGAACCCTGATGCCGCGGATGACCTGCAGAATGCCAGCGAAGGCTACTACCGCAATGTCACGGCACGGGAGGGTCTGTATAACTCCTTGAACACGGCCACCTTTGCGACGGCCGCACAATTGGATCTGTGCAACATCCAGAAGATGATGACGGCAACAGGCATCCACTTGGGTCAAGATCCCAACCAGGCGTACAACGTAGACTATGTCAGCTCACTCTTGGGTTCTGGCGAAGTGGCACCACTGACCATGGCATCAGCTTTCGCCACCTTCGCCTCGGGCGGAGTTCGGTGTGACCCCATCGCCTTGGTCTCCATCACCAATGCCAAGGGCGATCCGTTCCCTGTTCCCAGCGCTAATTGCAGCCAGACCGTCACACCCGAAGTGGCTGCCGGCGTTAACTCCGTGCTGCAGGAAGTTTTGGTGCGCGGTTCCGGCTATACGGTGCCACTGAACTACCCTGCAGCTGCANAAACGGGTACCACCAACTTTTCTGAGCAGACGTGGACCATTGGTTACACTCGCGGTTTGGCCACGGCTTCATGGCTGGGTAGCCCAGAAGAGAAGAGTGAATCAAACAACGGCAAGTTGATTGCTGGACAGCGCCTGGATTACGTTGATGGCGCCACCTTTGCAGGGAAGGCCTGGCAGGGCTATATGAACCAGATTGCTGGTTTCTTTGATGTGGGCGGCTTTGACCTCCCGCCTGCCAGCATGGTCAACCCTCCGGTCATCATCGCACCCAAGCCACCCGAGAAGCCAAGTTCTGACAAGGACAAGAAGCCAGAGGACAAGCCTGCCGATAAAGACAAGAAAGATTAG
- a CDS encoding RidA family protein, with product MNTTSNQGTSRIEARLAELGLVLPPVAAPVAAYVPAVISGNHVYTSGQLPFIDGKLTATGKVGAEISAEDAKSMAVTSAINAIAALKSVIGDLDRVIRIVKVVGFVASDPSFTGQPGVINGASELLGEVFGEAGVHARSAVGVSVLPLDSPVEVELIAEFQ from the coding sequence ATGAATACTACGTCAAATCAAGGAACCTCACGCATTGAAGCCCGTCTGGCGGAGCTTGGGTTAGTCCTGCCACCAGTGGCCGCTCCTGTAGCTGCTTATGTACCGGCAGTGATCTCAGGAAACCACGTTTACACCTCAGGACAGTTGCCTTTCATTGACGGCAAACTCACAGCTACCGGCAAGGTCGGTGCTGAGATTTCCGCTGAGGACGCAAAATCCATGGCAGTAACCTCCGCAATCAACGCCATTGCCGCCCTTAAAAGCGTCATAGGCGACCTTGACCGCGTCATCCGCATTGTGAAGGTTGTTGGCTTTGTTGCCTCAGATCCGTCCTTCACTGGCCAGCCCGGTGTCATCAACGGCGCCTCCGAGCTTCTTGGCGAAGTATTTGGTGAGGCAGGAGTGCACGCACGGTCCGCCGTCGGGGTTTCTGTTTTACCTTTGGATTCCCCTGTTGAGGTTGAGCTGATTGCCGAATTCCAGTAG
- a CDS encoding NUDIX hydrolase, whose protein sequence is MPNSSSNPAGVRPGGKRCFPLNEDQREAAQVWVDFGERTPSKPRQASSVVLLKDSPSGLQTFLTYRPGGSPLGTVAFPGGTIEPADDDVTDWVGPSPVAWAKSLGTTDIGLAKRHVVAAIRELFEETGILLAGPDSSSLVENVAGPEWMRARESIAAQETTFAALLERYGLALRTDLLKPLSHWTSPDFAHRRFDTRYFAAARPVNQEASLLASKGVWGRWVSAADILAERTKAALGDEIGQATSTGWSLGELVVPGVEIILXKIAAARGCIAYLNHKRPINEYQPKLVVDAEGGFSLEVLTAPVSEGGPCRER, encoded by the coding sequence TTGCCGAATTCCAGTAGCAACCCTGCCGGAGTACGGCCCGGAGGTAAACGGTGCTTCCCGCTGAACGAAGATCAGCGGGAAGCAGCGCAGGTGTGGGTGGACTTTGGGGAACGGACACCGAGTAAGCCGCGGCAGGCGTCGTCGGTGGTGTTATTGAAGGACAGCCCCAGCGGTCTGCAAACTTTTCTGACATACCGCCCGGGCGGGTCGCCGCTGGGTACTGTGGCGTTTCCTGGNGGCACCATTGAACCCGCAGACGACGACGTTACCGACTGGGTGGGCCCCTCACCTGTTGCATGGGCCAAGAGCTTGGGCACAACCGACATCGGTCTGGCTAAGCGCCATGTGGTCGCGGCAATCCGTGAACTGTTCGAAGAAACTGGCATCCTGCTGGCCGGACCGGATTCGTCGTCGCTGGTGGAAAATGTTGCCGGGCCTGAGTGGATGCGAGCCCGCGAATCGATCGCCGCACAGGAGACCACCTTTGCCGCCTTGTTAGAGCGGTACGGGCTTGCCCTGCGCACCGACCTGCTCAAACCACTCAGCCACTGGACGAGTCCAGATTTTGCGCACCGGCGGTTTGATACCCGGTACTTCGCAGCAGCTAGGCCGGTAAACCAGGAAGCATCCCTATTGGCAAGTAAGGGTGTGTGGGGCCGCTGGGTCAGCGCTGCAGATATTTTGGCCGAGCGCACTAAGGCAGCCTTGGGTGATGAAATTGGCCAAGCAACCAGCACCGGCTGGTCGCTTGGAGAGCTGGTGGTGCCCGGNGTGGAGATTATTTTAGANAAGATCGCCGCCGCCCGTGGCTGCATCGCCTACCTGAACCACAAGCGCCCCATCAACGAATACCAGCCCAAACTGGTGGTTGATGCCGAGGGTGGCTTCAGCCTTGAAGTGCTCACAGCTCCGGTATCAGAAGGTGGTCCCTGCCGGGAACGGTGA
- a CDS encoding Crp/Fnr family transcriptional regulator, translating to MDIEVLRRAPLFATLDDEAFRLLTDELAEVDLSRGASVFREGDQGDQLYFIVSGKVKLGRTSSDGRESLVAILGPGELXGEMALFDPAPRSTTATAVSETRLAGLRNESLNALLRNRPEVSMQLLQALARRLRRTNDNLSDLVFSDVPGRVAKAILDLADRFGRPATDGILVAHELTQEELAQLVGASRETVNKALAEFVQRGWLRLEARAVVILDVNRLRQRSR from the coding sequence ATGGACATCGAGGTATTACGACGGGCACCACTGTTCGCCACGCTCGACGACGAGGCATTCCGCCTGTTGACCGACGAACTGGCAGAGGTGGACTTGTCCCGAGGCGCTTCGGTCTTCCGTGAAGGCGATCAGGGCGATCAGCTTTACTTCATTGTTTCAGGCAAGGTGAAGCTGGGCCGCACCTCCTCCGACGGCCGCGAATCCCTCGTTGCCATCCTCGGTCCGGGCGAGCTTNTTGGTGAAATGGCACTGTTCGATCCGGCACCTCGGAGTACCACGGCCACCGCCGTTTCCGAGACCCGCCTAGCGGGCCTGCGCAATGAGTCCCTCAACGCCTTGTTGCGCAACCGGCCCGAAGTGTCAATGCAACTGCTGCAGGCACTTGCCCGCCGCCTGCGCCGCACCAACGACAACCTCTCCGACCTTGTCTTCTCCGACGTCCCCGGACGCGTTGCTAAGGCTATCTTGGACCTCGCCGATCGTTTTGGCCGCCCCGCCACCGACGGCATCTTGGTGGCCCACGAGCTCACCCAGGAAGAACTGGCCCAGTTGGTCGGAGCCTCGCGAGAGACCGTGAACAAGGCGCTGGCTGAGTTTGTACAGCGCGGCTGGCTCCGCTTGGAAGCTCGCGCCGTGGTCATCCTCGATGTGAACCGCCTGCGCCAGCGTTCACGCTAG
- a CDS encoding MarP family serine protease, producing MPRNRVEGPVAKRGCATVFGFSWLDAVLIIWLLWQLIYGLNAGLVVGXGGIAGFVAGAVAAXFAAPXLNQFAPSPGWRTALVIGATVLLIAIGHAVGMRLGRVIGGHVKSDSIRAVNRILGGVLNVLVSALAISVLAFGVSNLGIPAVSKQLSSSQVISRIDSWTPNPVKAAVAQIRSLVVEEGIPALLNPAGPNVAVAAPNADTNTPAWNAAAQSVMKISGTAFQCGQNQTGTGFVVSPGRVLTNAHVVAGVSMPVVQTQTQGALPARVVYFDPVQDLAVLAVDSLEAPPLPAAATVRGNTAAAFAGYPLGGPLQVRPATVLSSGPLLVPDITGGQKTLLDVYQLAGNVQSGNSGGPLLDASGQVVGVIFAKATSTENVGFALTMEEAGPVIAAGPTLSNAVPSGSCKVG from the coding sequence ATGCCCAGAAACCGTGTTGAGGGGCCTGTGGCCAAGAGAGGCTGTGCAACGGTGTTTGGTTTCTCATGGTTGGATGCAGTGCTGATCATTTGGCTGTTATGGCAACTGATCTACGGCCTGAACGCAGGGCTGGTAGTTGGGTTNGGGGGCATTGCCGGCTTTGTGGCNGGGGCTGTCGCAGCATTNTTTGCTGCACCCTTNCTTAACCAGTTCGCCCCGAGCCCCGGCTGGAGAACTGCGTTGGTCATAGGGGCCACCGTTTTATTGATAGCTATTGGTCATGCCGTGGGGATGCGGTTGGGCAGGGTTATTGGCGGCCATGTGAAATCAGACTCCATTCGTGCGGTGAACCGTATTTTGGGCGGAGTGTTGAACGTTCTTGTGAGCGCTCTGGCCATCTCGGTGCTTGCCTTTGGTGTCTCAAACTTGGGTATCCCCGCTGTCTCTAAGCAGTTGAGCAGCTCGCAAGTTATCTCCAGAATCGACTCGTGGACTCCGAACCCGGTCAAGGCTGCAGTGGCTCAGATCCGCTCCCTGGTGGTGGAGGAGGGCATCCCTGCGCTCTTGAACCCGGCGGGTCCCAACGTGGCAGTTGCGGCACCCAATGCTGATACAAATACACCTGCATGGAATGCTGCGGCACAGTCAGTCATGAAAATTTCAGGCACCGCATTCCAGTGTGGGCAAAACCAGACCGGAACGGGCTTTGTGGTTTCTCCCGGGCGTGTCTTGACTAATGCCCACGTGGTTGCTGGTGTATCCATGCCCGTGGTGCAGACACAAACCCAAGGGGCATTACCTGCCCGGGTGGTGTATTTTGATCCTGTCCAGGACCTGGCCGTTCTCGCCGTCGATTCTTTAGAGGCGCCACCGTTGCCCGCAGCAGCCACTGTCCGAGGGAACACTGCGGCCGCATTTGCTGGCTATCCTTTGGGCGGTCCTTTGCAGGTACGTCCAGCCACTGTGCTGTCTTCAGGACCTCTGCTGGTCCCGGATATTACCGGNGGTCAGAAGACGCTTTTGGATGTGTACCAGTTGGCCGGCAACGTCCAGTCTGGCAACTCCGGNGGTCCCTTGTTGGATGCTTCCGGTCAGGTAGTNGGAGTGATATTCGCCAAAGCCACCTCCACCGAGAACGTGGGCTTTGCCCTGACTATGGAAGAAGCCGGCCCGGTCATTGCCGCAGGCCCGACGCTCAGCAACGCCGTACCGTCAGGCTCTTGCAAGGTGGGCTGA
- the aroQ gene encoding type II 3-dehydroquinate dehydratase, which translates to MTSSTAADRGTLLILNGPNLNLLGTREPEIYGSTSLSDVERLATAAAAAAGFNTTCLQSNHEGVLLDAIHAARGTAVGIIINAGAYTHTSVALADAIAGVELPAVEVHISNVHQREEFRHHSFLSAVCQSVIVGAGIYGYELAVSYLDKTLD; encoded by the coding sequence ATGACTTCTTCCACTGCCGCGGACCGCGGCACCCTGCTGATCCTCAACGGCCCCAACCTGAACCTCCTGGGTACCCGCGAACCGGAGATTTACGGCTCAACCAGCCTGTCCGACGTCGAACGCCTCGCAACAGCAGCTGCTGCCGCCGCAGGGTTCAACACCACGTGCCTGCAGTCAAATCATGAGGGCGTACTGCTAGATGCTATCCATGCCGCACGCGGCACTGCGGTGGGAATCATCATCAACGCAGGTGCGTACACGCACACCTCAGTTGCCCTGGCAGATGCAATTGCCGGCGTCGAGCTTCCCGCGGTGGAAGTCCATATTTCCAATGTGCACCAGCGCGAGGAATTCCGGCATCATTCGTTCTTATCTGCCGTCTGCCAGAGCGTGATTGTGGGTGCCGGTATTTACGGTTACGAGCTGGCTGTGAGCTACCTCGATAAGACGCTGGATTAG
- the acs gene encoding acetate--CoA ligase → MSEVTTAADSQPGDALENLLKENRRFAPSVDFAANAIVHGDEYAEANADRPAFWGKQARELLSWSKPFTKTLDWSNPPFATWFEDGEINAAYNALDRHVEAGNGDRVAIYFEGEPGDTRTYTYAQLTEEVKXAANAFETLGLVKGDRVAVYLPMIPEAVITLLACARIGAIHSVVFGGFSAEALRSRVDDAXAKLVITADGTFRRGKPSSLKTAVDDALSTAGHSVQHVVVVKRNGQDVNWVEGRDIWWDDSVGAASTEHTAVGHAAEHPLFILYTSGTTGKPKGILHTTGGYLTQTAYTHRAVFDLHPETDVFWCTADVGWVTGHSYVTYAPLINGATQVMYEGTPDSXXQGRFWEIVQKYKVSILYTAPTAIRTFMKWGEDIPAKYDLSSIRLLGSVGEPINXEAWMWYRRVIGGNNAPIVDTWWQTETGAIMIAPLPGVTSTKPGSAQVPLPGIAVDVVDELGASVAHGHGGYLVIREPWPAMLRGIWGDNERYKDTYWSRFDDMYFAGDGAKWDEDGDVWLLGRVDDVMNVSGHRLSTTEIESALVSHPSVAEAAVVGAADETTGQAVVAFVILRGSAVEDADIVTTLRNHVGHEIGPIAKPKTILVVPELPKTRSGKIMRRLLKDVAEGRAVGDSSTLADNTVMNQIAESLKV, encoded by the coding sequence ATGTCTGAGGTCACAACCGCAGCCGACAGCCAGCCGGGCGACGCACTGGAGAATCTGCTCAAGGAGAACCGCCGGTTTGCGCCGAGCGTCGACTTTGCCGCCAACGCGATCGTGCACGGCGACGAATACGCCGAGGCTAACGCTGACCGCCCCGCCTTCTGGGGCAAGCAGGCACGCGAGCTCCTTTCGTGGTCCAAGCCCTTCACCAAGACACTGGACTGGAGCAACCCGCCTTTTGCTACCTGGTTTGAAGACGGCGAGATCAACGCCGCCTACAATGCGCTGGATCGACACGTTGAGGCTGGCAACGGGGACCGCGTCGCCATCTACTTTGAAGGCGAACCCGGCGACACCCGCACCTACACGTACGCGCAGCTCACCGAAGAGGTCAAANAGGCCGCCAATGCTTTCGAGACGCTAGGGCTAGTCAAGGGCGACCGCGTGGCCGTCTACCTGCCCATGATCCCCGAAGCCGTCATCACCTTGCTTGCCTGCGCCCGCATCGGAGCCATCCACTCGGTTGTTTTCGGTGGATTCTCTGCCGAAGCCCTGCGTTCACGCGTTGATGACGCCNAAGCCAAGCTTGTTATCACCGCTGATGGCACTTTCCGTCGCGGCAAGCCAAGCTCCTTGAAGACTGCCGTTGATGATGCACTCAGCACTGCCGGGCACTCCGTCCAGCACGTGGTTGTGGTCAAGCGCAACGGCCAGGACGTCAACTGGGTTGAAGGCCGGGATATCTGGTGGGATGACAGCGTTGGCGCCGCCTCCACCGAGCACACCGCCGTGGGCCACGCTGCCGAGCACCCGCTGTTCATCCTCTACACCTCCGGCACCACGGGTAAGCCCAAGGGTATTTTGCACACCACCGGCGGTTACCTGACCCAGACCGCCTACACGCACCGTGCCGTGTTTGACCTGCACCCGGAGACCGATGTTTTCTGGTGCACGGCCGACGTCGGATGGGTCACCGGCCACTCCTATGTCACCTATGCGCCACTGATCAATGGTGCAACGCAGGTCATGTACGAAGGCACCCCGGATTCCNCCNACCAGGGCCGCTTCTGGGAGATTGTCCAAAAGTACAAGGTATCCATCCTCTACACGGCCCCCACCGCGATCCGCACGTTCATGAAGTGGGGCGAGGACATTCCCGCCAAATACGATCTTTCCTCCATCCGACTGCTGGGCTCAGTGGGCGAGCCCATCAACNCCGAGGCGTGGATGTGGTACCGCCGCGTCATTGGCGGAAACAACGCACCCATCGTGGATACGTGGTGGCAGACAGAAACCGGCGCTATCATGATTGCCCCGCTGCCTGGAGTGACAAGCACCAAGCCCGGTTCAGCCCAGGTTCCCCTGCCGGGTATCGCCGTGGACGTGGTAGATGAGCTTGGCGCCTCGGTGGCCCACGGCCACGGCGGTTACCTTGTCATTCGCGAGCCCTGGCCTGCCATGCTGCGCGGCATCTGGGGCGATAACGAGCGCTACAAGGACACCTACTGGTCGCGTTTTGATGACATGTACTTTGCTGGCGACGGCGCCAAGTGGGACGAGGACGGGGATGTGTGGCTCTTAGGCCGCGTCGACGACGTCATGAACGTCTCCGGGCACCGCCTCTCCACCACTGAGATCGAGTCAGCACTGGTCAGTCACCCCTCAGTTGCTGAGGCGGCAGTTGTTGGCGCCGCCGATGAGACCACCGGCCAAGCCGTAGTGGCATTTGTCATCCTGCGCGGTTCCGCCGTGGAGGATGCAGATATCGTCACGACGCTGCGCAACCATGTCGGCCACGAAATTGGCCCGATCGCCAAACCCAAGACCATATTGGTGGTCCCTGAACTGCCCAAGACCCGGTCCGGGAAGATCATGCGACGCCTACTCAAGGACGTGGCCGAAGGCCGCGCCGTGGGTGACTCTTCAACGCTGGCTGACAACACTGTCATGAACCAGATTGCAGAGTCCCTGAAGGTTTAA
- the nth gene encoding endonuclease III, whose translation MAAVTPESALALKRRARKINRELAQLYPYAHAELDFHNPFELLVATVLSAQTTDIRVNAVTPALFARFPTPLALAQAPSIELEELIRSTGXFRAKAANLLALATRLVDEYDGVVPGSLDTLVTLAGVGRKTANVVLGNAFGVPGITVDTHFIRLARRFGWSESMDPVRIEADVAALFEAKDWTMVSHRVVFHGRRICHAQKPACGACPIAHLCPSYGDGEVDPVKAAKLLKYELAPGQEELLARMLANAGKAAQYRQESQLAARTKETADTKDAQSTDALP comes from the coding sequence GTGGCCGCTGTGACACCGGAATCGGCGCTGGCGCTCAAGCGCCGAGCCCGGAAAATCAACCGTGAATTGGCGCAGCTATACCCTTATGCGCATGCGGAGCTGGATTTTCACAACCCCTTTGAGCTGCTGGTGGCCACAGTGCTCTCGGCGCAGACCACTGACATTCGCGTGAATGCAGTGACTCCGGCGCTCTTTGCCCGCTTCCCAACNCCTCTGGCGCTTGCCCAGGCGCCAAGCATTGAGCTGGAAGAGCTGATCAGGTCAACCGGGTTNTTCCGGGCCAAGGCAGCAAACCTACTGGCCCTAGCCACCCGCCTTGTTGATGAGTACGACGGCGTGGTGCCGGGTTCCCTAGACACTTTGGTCACGCTGGCCGGAGTGGGTCGNAAAACTGCCAATGTGGTGCTGGGTAATGCCTTTGGGGTTCCGGGGATCACCGTGGATACCCACTTCATCCGGCTGGCGCGGCGGTTCGGGTGGAGCGAGTCCATGGATCCCGTCCGCATCGAGGCCGATGTGGCAGCCTTGTTTGAGGCCAAGGATTGGACGATGGTCTCGCACCGTGTTGTGTTCCATGGCCGGCGCATCTGTCACGCACAAAAGCCTGCCTGCGGGGCCTGTCCTATTGCCCACTTGTGTCCTTCCTACGGGGATGGGGAGGTGGACCCGGTGAAAGCTGCAAAATTGTTGAAGTATGAGCTGGCCCCAGGCCAGGAAGAGCTATTGGCACGCATGCTGGCCAACGCGGGAAAAGCCGCACAGTACAGGCAGGAATCCCAGCTGGCGGCCCGTACCAAGGAAACGGCAGACACCAAAGACGCACAGTCCACAGACGCGCTTCCGTGA
- a CDS encoding NUDIX hydrolase, which yields MSAYSDLARLADNAATTAALPEAMRLGRPSLWQMPMNGATTRKAAVLMLFGALDDIPAASAKPLVSADLDILLIERAATLNHHPGQVAFPGGGVDPVDSSVAAAALREAQEETGLXPRGVEVLGILPEVPLPVSNFMVTPVVGWWARQTPVDVVDYGESAQVFRVPVRDLLDPENRYTAVLKRGGNNYSGPAFVVNSVVVWGFTAGILDYXFHELGWSVPWDENRKIQAPI from the coding sequence GTGAGTGCCTATTCAGATCTAGCCCGGCTTGCCGATAACGCAGCAACCACGGCTGCCCTTCCTGAAGCCATGCGCCTGGGCCGGCCCTCCCTCTGGCAGATGCCCATGAATGGTGCAACAACCCGCAAGGCTGCTGTGCTGATGTTGTTTGGAGCCTTGGATGACATCCCGGCTGCATCAGCGAAACCTCTGGTGTCAGCCGATCTGGATATTTTGCTCATTGAGCGTGCCGCCACCTTGAACCACCACCCCGGCCAGGTGGCCTTCCCTGGCGGAGGCGTGGACCCGGTGGACTCATCCGTGGCGGCCGCTGCCTTGCGTGAGGCGCAGGAGGAAACCGGGCTTGANCCCCGTGGGGTGGAGGTTCTGGGGATTTTGCCTGAAGTTCCCCTGCCTGTCAGCAATTTCATGGTCACACCCGTGGTTGGCTGGTGGGCGCGGCAAACNCCCGTCGATGTTGTGGACTATGGTGAATCGGCCCAAGTATTCCGGGTGCCGGTGCGGGATTTACTTGACCCAGAAAACCGCTACACAGCCGTGCTGAAACGTGGCGGGAATAACTATAGTGGCCCTGCTTTTGTTGTAAATTCAGTTGTGGTGTGGGGTTTTACAGCAGGGATTCTGGACTATATNTTTCATGAACTGGGTTGGTCGGTGCCGTGGGATGAGAACCGGAAAATCCAGGCCCCNATCTAG